A portion of the Parasteatoda tepidariorum isolate YZ-2023 chromosome 5, CAS_Ptep_4.0, whole genome shotgun sequence genome contains these proteins:
- the LOC107456964 gene encoding cytochrome c oxidase subunit 6B1, whose translation MSVAVMSQSEQEKPKFWTAPFDPRFPNTNQTKNCWQNYLDYHRCLKKKGEDYEPCQYFKRVYKILCPNAWHEKWDEQRAEGRFPGRI comes from the exons ATGTCAGTTGCAGTCATGTCTCAATCTGAGCAGGAAAAACCTAAGTTTTGGACCGCTCCTTTTGATCCTCGTTTTCCCAACACAAATCAAACTAA AAATTGCTGGCAAAACTATCTTGATTACCATCGCTGTCTAAAAAAGAAAGGAGAAGATTATGAACCTTGTCAATATTTCAAGAGAGTTTATAAAATCCTTTGTCCTAATGCTTGG cATGAAAAGTGGGATGAACAACGTGCTGAAGGAAGATTTCCAGGAAGAATATAA
- the LOC107456963 gene encoding eukaryotic elongation factor 2 kinase produces MDDDQFDIELQALHLVENNNIDTNTVNDNSVSNDIEKSHDVRHHWKVAAKKALHLSDPWEEFHLEQLETEVVCRYRFNAVRQTWYKDEVLVKIAKEPFSHGAMRSCYRLKKWSTFTHRQNWRTASNYVAKEYMENVDRNVYFEDVKLQIDAKLWGEEYNRHNPPKKVDIFQMSVIEFFQRPGKPLFHLEHYIEGDYIKYNSNSGFISCEKMRLTPQAFSHFTFERSGHELIVVDIQGVGDLYTDPQIHTASGMGYGDGNLGSRGMALFFQTHVCNAICQSLGLSSFDMAPSEVVKNKKLINLQMSCKTRVRGTEDICLSPSYKERALWKEHIRSRTASGNSPTSGSFSYMSDSSDSTSRDYMSESMRSESFSYEDEDEDAGLGSEEHNFPFPMNNSDSGVGSAKRKRTRCSSECSVTDENEIVEFAELVARKSRPSCVHNEVQMRDLQNENENKYFGHSVLGQIHLDLAKYHELGRFSAEGEDYDQNAAFFHLEQAAKCGNLEAINVISKIYLKIPHDFLIAVTVKESEENVAIGMNYMKQAACSGDRAAMIFLAKAHDTGDNVIEKNWKEAVYWYEKAIKTEEIDEGGEYDACMHDPSYELLARQATLYKEGGYQLQKDPYKAGELFNLAAETALACMKGKVANKYYMYAEEAFAEADE; encoded by the exons ATGGATGATGATCAGTTTGATATTGAGCTACAGGCTCTACATCTggtggaaaataataatattgatacaAATACAGTAAATGATAATTCAGTTTCTaatgatattgaaaaat CCCATGATGTTCGTCATCACTGGAAAGTAGCAGCGAAGAAAGCGTTGCATTTAAGTGATCCTTGGGAAGAGTTTCATCTGGAGCAACTTGAAACAGAAGTTGTTTGTCGTTATCGTTTTAATGCTGTGCGACAGACTTGGTATAAAGATGAAGTTCTTGTCAAAATTGCCAAAGag ccTTTCAGTCATGGTGCTATGAGATCTTGCTACAGGCT aaaaaagtgGTCTACTTTTACTCATCGTCAGAATTGGCGCACTGCTTCAAACTATGTTGCCAAAGAATACATGGAGAACGTTGAtcgaaatgtttattttgaagatgTGAAACTTCAGATTGATGCTAAACTTTGGGGTGAAGAGTATAATCGGCACAACCCAccaaaaaaa GTGGATATATTTCAAATGTCTGTGATAGAGTTTTTTCAAAGGCCTGGAAAACCTTTGTTTCATTTGGAGCATTACATTGAAGGTGATTACatcaaatataattcaaattctgGATTCATAAGCTGTGAAAAGATGAGACTAACTCCACAA GCATTTAGTCATTTTACATTTGAAAGATCTGGGCATGAGTTAATTGTTGTTGACATTCAGGGTGTTGGTGATTTGTATACAGATCCTCAGATTCATACTGCTTCTGGTATGGGATATGGAGATGGAAATTTGGGTAGTCGTGGCATGGCCCTATTTTTTCAAACCCATGTCTGCAATGCTATATGCCAAAGCTTAGGATTGTCTTCATTTGATATGGCTCCCTCTGAAGtagtgaagaataaaaaattgattaacttacag ATGTCTTGCAAAACCAGAGTCAGAGGAACTGAAGATATTTGCTTGAGTCCTTCTTACAAAGAAAGAGCTCTGTGGAAAGAGCATATTCGCTCCCGTACTGCTTCTGGCAACAGTCCGACATCGGGCTCATTCTCCTACATGTCTGACTCCAGTGACAGCACCAGTAGGGATTACATGTCAGAGAGCATGAGAAGTGAGAGCTTCAGCTATGAGGATGAAGACGAAGATGCGGGACTTGGATCGGAGGAACACAATTTTCCATTCCCCATGAATAACAGTGACTCTGGCGTGGGATCTGCCAAAAGGAAACGCACAAGATGTTCATCTGAATGCAGTGTTACTGAT GAAAATGAAATAGTAGAATTTGCTGAATTAGTTGCTCGTAAGTCCAGGCCTTCATGTGTACACAACGAAGTGCAAATGCGAGatttgcaaaatgaaaatgaGAATAAATACTTTGGTCACTCTGTTCTCGGGCAG ATCCATTTGGATTTGGCGAAATATCATGAATTGGGCAGATTCAGTGCTGAGGGTGAGGATTATGATCAAAATGCAGCATTCTTTCATTTAGAGCAAGCTGCAAAATGTGGCAACCTGGAAGCCATTAatgtcatttcaaaaatatatttgaaaattcctCATGACTTCCTCATTGCTGTGACTGTTAAA gAAAGTGAGGAGAATGTAGCTATTGGCATGAACTACATGAAACAAGCTGCTTGTTCAGGAGACAGAGCTGCCATGATATTCCTTGCAAAAGCTCATGACACTGGAGATAATGTGAT AGAAAAGAATTGGAAAGAGGCTGTTTATTGGTATGAGAAAGCCATTAAAACAGAAGAGATTGACGAAGGAGGAGAATATGATGCATGCATGCATGATCCTAGCTATGAGCTTCTTGCTCGCCAGGCAACCCTTTACAAGGAGGGTGGCTATCAACTACAAAAAGATCCTTACAAAGCTG